GTGGAGGCCACTGAAACGTGCGCGTTGACCTACTTGAAATCTAAACACATCATTTTGTTGTAAGTAGCCCTTGCCTTGATACTTCGTTTGAATTCGCCCATGAACTGCTACAACGGTCATCCCATCGCAGATCTAAAAAAGCAGCCAAAAGGCTGCTTTTTTCCGAGTTAAAACTTGACTAGTTATTATCGCTTCTTGCGGCGAAAGGCTATCGCTATCGCGCCAACCATAATCAGAAAGGCAACCGAAGGTTCTGGTACTACATTCACGCTGCCTAGGTCGAATGGTAGGTTGTCATAAAGAGTACCGCCTAAAATGGCGTTAAACTCGCCGCCAAACCCAGCTTCCCAAATGCCTTGAAAGTCGAAGAATGTTGCTGAGTCGACTACATCAATCAGTAAAAATTGAAGCCCACTTGCAATGTCCATCGGGTCAATCTGCAGCTCAATCACAAATGCATCTTCAGGTGCAAAATCAACACCCAAGAAATCAAATGATTGCCAAGTATCAATGGTGTCAAACTCGTCAGCCAATAGAGGGTCGAAAGAAATAGATCCCTCTACAACATTGTTGAAAATAATGTCTTGAGTGACCAGCACTGCATTTGCGTGGAGGCTTGTGATTAAGAGAGTTGCGCCGAGTAATATTGTTTTAATGATTTTTTTCATTGTGTTTATCCTTAATGTCTTCGTTGGCGGGCAGATACTTGCATTCGTATTTGCCCGCACTTCCTGTGGTTATATAAATGGTAGTTAGTTAGCCTTTACATCGACGATGGTCACCATTTGCTCAACACCTTTGTTGTCGAGGAAACTTACTGCGCCTAAATATGAACCGCCAGCAACCAATCCGCGTGTCGAGATAGACACATAGTTGCTTCGGCCTTGAATTGCTCGGCGGCTTGAAGAGACTCTCATATTTGATGTGTCAGCCCCTTCTTCTGCAAACCAGAACGGCATTTGGTAGGTGACGGTAGAATCGGCTTGGCCATCGATATTGTA
This genomic stretch from Echinimonas agarilytica harbors:
- a CDS encoding PEP-CTERM sorting domain-containing protein, whose translation is MKKIIKTILLGATLLITSLHANAVLVTQDIIFNNVVEGSISFDPLLADEFDTIDTWQSFDFLGVDFAPEDAFVIELQIDPMDIASGLQFLLIDVVDSATFFDFQGIWEAGFGGEFNAILGGTLYDNLPFDLGSVNVVPEPSVAFLIMVGAIAIAFRRKKR